DNA sequence from the Aneurinibacillus sp. REN35 genome:
ACCATCATCTCGACCATCATGATGCCGCTTACGTTTATTACTGGGCTGATGGGGATGAATGTCCCGTTGCCTGGAGAAGATGCACCGTACAGTTTCTGGGCAATGGTAGCGATCTTGTTTTTTGTTGTTGGCATGATGCTGCTTTATTTTAAGCGGAAACGCTGGCTATGAATGTGTACGCGTTAGCGTTTAGGCAGGAAGTGAGCAAGCGCAGCTCCGATCCATGGAATGCGCTGTACGTCCTGCTTGCCTAATATACGAAGCCAGATGAGCAGCAGCATATAAATAATAAGCGATAGGCATGTACCTAGCATCATCGCTTGCGGAAGCTCGGTATAGTGCGACCAATACTGGGTCATGTGCAGTGCGGCATAACCGGCTAGTGTTACGCTTGCGATAACCTTAGCGATGTCTTTAATTTCGATTGTAAAACCGGTAACTTTGCTAACACTGAAGAAGTGCAGCAGCGTAACGGACAATATGCTAATGTTCACGGAAAGAACGACGCCGTCAACCCCGATTTCAGGGCGTGATGCGAGCAGGAAGATCGCAGCGGTCTTCAACAGGGCGCCGATAATTGTATTGCGCATGGCTACACCTGCATGATCAAGCCCTTGCAGAGCAGCCTGCAGAGGAGCCTGGAAATATAGAAAAATAGAGTAGGGGGCCATTAACTTTAAGAAATGCCCTACCTTTTCATCGTGATATAAAAGATTGGCCAGCGGTTCAGCAAAAATATAGAGCAGAACGGCACAGGGGGCGCCAATAACGAGGGAGAGGCGTATGGATTGATAGATGCGCCGGTAAATAAGCTTGTCATTTTTCTGTGCGGCCGCTTCCGCTACGGCAGGAACGAGGGAAACTGAGAGCGAATACGTAATGAATGTCGGAAAGATGAGCAGAGGGATCGCCATTCCGGCCAACTGCCCGTAAAAACTGGTAGCTGTGCTGGCGGATATTCCGGCAAGCAAAAGGCTCTGTGCAACGATGATCGGTTCGACAAAAAACGTGAGTGAAGAGACGATCCGGCTCGTTGTGACAGGAATAGAGATATCGAGCAGGCTGCGAAAGGTTTCTTTGTTGCGGTTAAATAAATTGACAAAGCTGCGCCGCTTCAAAAGCTTTGGCAGACGCTGCCTGCGAAATTGAATAAGCAGGCTTACCATACCGAAGCCTTCACCGATAACGACGCCAACCATCGCACCTGCCGCTGCATATTCTACACCGCGTGGCATAAGCCATGAGGCGAGAATAATGACGGTAAACATACGGATAACCTGTTCTACGACTTGTGAACTAGCAGTAGGCGTCATATTCTGCTTGCCTTGGAAATATCCCCGCAGCACGGAAGAGATAGCGATAATTGGCACAATCGGTGCGATGGCGATGAGCGGATAAAAGGCCCGCTCATCAGTTAGGAAATAGCGGGAGATGACGGAAGCACCGACAATCATAAGTGCTGTAAACAAAAGGCTAAGAACGGAGACGATGAGCAGCGACATCTGTAAGATAGTGCGTACCTGATCGCTCTTACCTTGGGCGTCCGCTTCTGCCACCAGCTTGGATACCGAGACATTTAGACCGAATGTGGCAAGCGAGATAATCAAGACAAAGGTAGGAACGGCCATCTGATAGAGGCCAAGTCCTTCGGCACCGATAATGCGGGCCAGCATGACACGGTTAATGAAGCCGAGTACCTTTACAATAAGACCGGCAAGAATAAGAATAAGTGTTCCTTTCATGAATGTTTGTTTTGTCATGATACGTCCTCTCTTTTCCCATGCATATTTGTTGACAGCATATGCATGTACATAGGTCAAACATGCCTGAAAATCACGCAGACAGGGGGCTTTGCAAGAATGCGAAAAGATACGCTAGACGAGCAGCTGACATATGTATGTGAAATTAAAGCCCAAGAGCTTGCTATGCTCGGTTATGAGGCCGCGCCAGAAGAGGTGTGGGCGTGCGTTTCGGAGAGATATAAGGAAATGCCTCCACTGCACAAGGCGGTTAATGATATTTTGTCGTTAAAGCCGGGCCGCTGGATGAATTGGATGACGATGCGTGCATACAAGAATGAATCAATCTGAGATACCGGTTGATTAAAATAGGAAGAAATAATGAATTTACTCCATTTCATGAAACAAATCTTTTTATGATGCGTAAAAGAAGACGGGTTGCATAATGGAAGATGGATGCGCTCGTCTTTTTTATGTTTATACTCATTTATGAAGAATAGAAGATGGGGATAGCCTGTAGACACTGTTTAAAATTCCTATTGAATAGAAAATTGACAGTGAAAAATAGGAGTAGCTATAATAGTAAAGTATTGGTTGGAAAAGGAGGAAGTACAGGAGATGATTAAGTGGAATCGCCTTGTTGCCCTCCTTGTCATTACGGCCGTTGTGTTCGGTACGGTTGCTTTGACTGGGAAAAAGGTAGCGATGAGCACGACCCTTGGGCTGGATTTGCGCGGGGGGTTTGAAATATTGTATGAAGTATCACCTTTAGACGCGAAACAAAAGGTAACAAGCAAAACGCTGAAGGACGCTAGTGAGGCGCTGGATAAGCGGATCAACAAATTAGGAATTACCGAGCCTGAGATTCAGGTAGAAGGTGAGGATCGGATTCGCGTACGTCTGGCCGGTGTAACGGATCAACAAAAAGCGCGGGATTTAATTGGAAAGCCTGCCAATTTGACCTTCCGCGATATGAATGGAAAAGTGCTGATGAACGGAAACGACTTGGCCGAAAATGGCGCCCAGGGCGTGCTGGATCAGCAAACAAATCAGCCGGTCGTTACACTGCAGTTTAAGGATCCGAAGAAATTCGCTTCCGTAACGCAGCAGTATGTTGGCCAGCAGATGGCGATTTTCCTAGATGAAGAGATGATTACCGCACCTGTAATTCAACAGGTGATTCCAAGTGGAACAGCTCAGATTGACGGACAGAAGGACATTCAAGAAGCGAAGGAGCTTGCGGCATTATTGAACGCAGGTTCGCTTCCGGTCAAAATGAAAGAAGTGTTCTCCACAAGCGTTGGGGCGAAATTGGGACAAGAAGCGCTTAAGAGCGGGGTTGAAGCCGGAGTTATCGGTACGATTATAGTATTGATCTTCATGATTATCTATTATCGTATGCCGGGCGTGATCGCTTGCATTACGCTGGTTGCGTATGTTTATTTACTTCTTCTACTGCAAAACCTTATGGGAGCTACACTTACGCTGCCGGGGATTGCGGCCTTCATTCTGGGGATCGGGATGGCGGTGGATGCCAATATCATTATGTACGAGCGGATTAAGGAAGAGCTGCGAAGCGGTAAATCATACCTTTCCGCGCTGCGAGCGGGTTCAAAACGCTCGTTAAGTACAATCCTTGACGCCAACGTTACAAGTATTATTGGTGCAATCGTATTGTTCTATTTCGGTTCGAGCGCAATCCGCGGCTTTGCGGTTATTCTTATATTAAGTATTCTTGTGAGTATGCTTACGGCAGTGGCAGGATCTCGTTTCTTGATGAATCTCGCCGTGCGCTCCAATCTGTTCAACAAGCCCAGCTATTACGGGGTAAAGGAGCGTGACATCCGTGAATTATAAATTCAATGAGTACAAATTTGACTTTGTTAAACACAGAAAAAAATATTTTATCGTGTCCGCCTTACTCATCATTGCAGGGATTATCTCTTTGCTTACGATTGGTCTCAACCTTGGTGTTGATTTTAAAAGCGGAACACGCGTACAAGTACAGATCGGAAAAACATTTAGTGAGGACGATGTAAGACAGAGTGTGGACAAGATAGGGTTGCATGCGGGGAGCGTAACGACCGCAGGTGATAAGAAGGATATTGCCGTTATTCAATTTGCAGAGCCCATCCATAAGGATGAGATTGCCAAGCTGACAAAGGCAATGCATGATAAGTATGGTAAAGATGTATCCTTACAGGAAAGTACGGTCAATCCGATCATTAGTAAGGAATTGGCGCAATCAGCGCTCTATTCCGTTATGATTGCTTCGATCGGTATCGTCATCTATATCACCATCCGGTTTGAGTTCCGTTTTGCCATCTCGTCTATTCTTGCGCTTTTGCACAACGTATTTCTTGTCATTACGCTGTTTAGCATTTTTCAAATTGAAGTGGAATTGACGTTTATTGCGGCCATTCTAACAATTGTCGGGTACTCGATTCACGATAACATCATTATCTTCGACCGTATCCGTGACAATTTGAAACACGCGAAGCTCAAGACCGTGCAGGACGTAGAGGATGTGGTTAACTACAGTATTAGCCAGACACTGGCGCGTTCTATCAATACGGTATTAACCGTAGTCATTTGTGCGGTGGCTCTCTATATTTTCGGAGGAGAAAGCATCCGCCACTTTACGTTAGCATTGATTATCGGCCTTATCTTTGGGGCGTATTCCTCGATTTTCATTGCGAGTCAGATTTGGGTATCGTGGAGAGAACGAGATTTGAAAAAGAAAAAATTGGCGCCTGCTAATAATGAAGCGTAAGGAAGCCATACTATAAGCAAATGAGAAAAAACCGCGGGGTGGCCCGCGGTTTTTTCGCGCATAAAAGAGTATAAAGGAGTGTCGGCATATGCATATGCAGGACGAGCGGTTTTCTAAAGCGCGGTTTGCCGCCTGGGTAGGAATTATCGGTAACCTTCTTCTGGCTGTAGGCAAGGCGGTAGTAGGGTTTGCTGCCAATAGTAAAGCCTTGCTAGCAGATGCGATTCATTCGGCTTCTGATATTGTCGGTTCAGCCGCGGTACTGCTTGGATTAAAGGCGTCACAGATTCCGCCGGACCCTGAGCATCCGTATGGTCATGGTAAGGCGGAACCGATTTCTGCGATTATCGTGTCGATCATTTTGTTTGCGGTAGGGCTTGAAATGGGGTATGCCACCTTTCGTGCGTTTTTTGCTCCGCTAGCAGCTCCGGGTATGCTGGCCGTATATGCTGCCGTCATTTCGATGGGAATTAAGGAATGGATGTTTCGCTATAAGTATCGTGTCGGTAAGGAGCTGAATAGCCAAGCGATTATTGCCAACGCATGGGAGCATCGTTCTGATGTGTATTCCTCATTTGCTGCGCTGATCGGTATCGGTGGCGCCATTCTTGGACAACGGCTTGGTTTTCCTTTGCTTGTATATCTTGATCCGATTGCCGGCGTATTTGTCTCTGGCTTAGTTATTCGTATGGCGTATCGGATGCTGCGTGAATCGATTCACAGTACGTTAGATGTTGTATGGAATGAAGAGAAGAGCAGTGAGTTAAGGGAGACCGTGCAGTTGGTGCCTGGTGTGTTGGAGGTTAACGAGCTGTTGGCGCGCGAGCATGGTCATTATGTGATTGTCGATGTCAAAATCGGCGTTGCTGCCGAACAGACTGTCGAAGAAGGACACCGGATCGGCAAGCAGGTGAAAAAAGCATTAATGGAGCGTTTTTCTAACGTGCAAAATGTGTTCGTGCATGTCAATCCGTATGGCCGCTCAAAAGAAGCGGAGCTTTTTTATCCGCCACCTCAGAGAACGGATGCAACCGAGCCGGAAGGTCCGATTTTGCACTAAACAACAGTTGCCCGTTTTTTCCCCTCTCTAGTATAATGAACAAGTGTTTAAGGAGAGGTGGGAGAAAACTTTGGTAAAATCGAAGACCCGCTGGAAGATAGAAGAGGTGGATCAGGAACTTGCGCTGCAGTTGCAGCAGCAATTACATATTTCACCGCTGCTTGCCCAACTGCTTGTTGGGCGTGGCATTGAAACACAGGAAGCAGCAGAGAAGTTTCTAGGCGGCAGTATACAGGATTTCTACGATCCGTTCCTCCTTGATGGAATGGATACGGCCGTAGCACGTATAAGACAAGCTATTACGGATGGAGAGCCCATCCTTATCTATGGTGATTATGATGCGGATGGTGTGACGAGCACAAGCATCATGATCCATACGCTGCGCATGGCTGGCGCAACCTTTCAATACTATATTCCCAATCGTTTTAAGGAAGGGTACGGCTTGAATGAAGGTGCCTTGGTTAAGGCTGCGGAGAATGGTTTTTCTGTTGTGATTACGGTAGATACCGGCATCAGTGCTGTAAAAGAAGCGGAGATGGCGAAAGAGATTGGCCTTGATCTTATCATTACCGATCACCATGAACCTCCCGCTACGCTGCCGGATGCGTATGCGGTGGTTAATCCGAAGAAGCCGGGCTGCCCGTATCCGTTTAAGATGCTGGCCGGTGCCGGAGTCGCTTTTAAATTCGCCCATGCGCTCTTAGGTGAGCTGCCGCATCATTTATTGGAAATCGCGGCCATCGGTACGATTGCTGATCTTGTCTCGTTAGAAGACGAGAATCGACTGATTGCGAAGCTTGGACTGCAGGCGCTTGAGCATTCGGTAAATCCGGGAGTACAGGCGATGAAAAAAGTGTGCGGCATCGAAGGCAAGGTCTCGGCCTACCATATCGGGTTTGGGATGGGGCCGCGTATCAATGCGACCGGACGCCTGGAGACGGCGGACCGCGCTGTAAAAATGTTTATTACAAGCGATCCCGAGGAAGCCGAGCAGCATGCATGGGAATTAGATGAGCTGAACAAGGAGCGCCAGGAGCTGGTGGAAGCGATTGCCGCAGAAGCCGAGCAGCTGGTGCTTTCTATGCCGGAAGAAGAAACGAAAGTGCTGGTAGTAGCCAAAGAAGGATGGAATGAAGGGGTAATCGGGATTGTTGCTTCCCGTCTGGTAGAGAGATTCTACCGCCCGACCATCGTGTTAAGCATACAGGCAGAACACGGTAAGGCAAAAGGTTCTGCGCGGAGTATTGCAGGCTTTAACATGTATGAAGCATTAACGACGTGTGAGGATATTCTTCCTCATTACGGGGGACATCCGATGGCAGCCGGCATGACGCTTGCTGAAAGCGATGTAGCGGTGCTGCGTCAGCGTTTGAATGAATTGGCAGCAGAGTGGCTGAGCGACGATGATTATATTCCGATTACACGGGTGGATGCAGTATGCACGCTAGCGGATGCCAATTTGGGAACGATCGAGCAGTTGGAGAAGATGGCACCGTTCGGCTTGGGAAATCCAAGCCCGAAAATTCTAATTGAAGGTGTGGAAATTACTAACCTGCGCATCATTGGCAAGGATGAAAACCACATTAAATGTCATTTTCGTCAGGATGGTGTATCATTGGATGGCATCGGTTTTAAGATGGCTGATGTTGCAGCAAATTTATCCCTGCGTGATGAAGCGAATATCGTAGGTGAATTGGGTGTAAACGAGTGGAATAATCAGCGCAAGGCTCAGTTTGTTCTTAAAGATATCGCGGTTCCTGGCCTACAAGTATTTGACTGGCGCGGTGTACGCAACAAGATGGAAAAGCTTACGGGCTTAGATAGTGAGGCGCCAGCGCGGATTGTAGCATTTCGCTCTCAAGGACAGCGTGAGTTGGAGCAGCGGTCATCGACGTGGCGCATGCTGCACACGGAGCCGAAATCAGATACGCGTCAGCTTGTTCTATATGATTTGCCTAGATCGCATCAAGAGCTTGAACGTGTGCTTCAAGAGCAGCCAGAGCTTGAACGTCTGTATTGCTTGTTCGGAGAGGACCCTCATGCACTGCCGTCTCTTCCTTCTCGCGAACAGTTTAAAGATGTATATAAGACTGTATATCAGCATAAGTCGCTTGCCAAAAAGGACATTCCACTGCTTGCCCAAGCTAAAAAACTAACGCCATCATCTGTACTGTTTATTCTCGAAGTGTTTTACGATCTTGGTTTTCTGAAGAAGGAAGCGCAGAGTTATCTTCTCTCCCAAACAACAGCGAAGCGTGATCTGACAGAATCGGATGTTTATCAACGGCAGAAGGAAGCACTTGAGCTTGAGACGGAGCTATTGTATTCCTCATATCAATCATTGCGAGCGTTTTTAAAGCAGCATATGCTGACAGGCGCCCAAATAAAGGAGAAGATGTATCATGGATTTTAAAGAGAAGATCCGAGTCATTCTGGATTATCCACAGGATGGCATTCGTTTTAAGGATATTACTACATTGCTTGCAGATGGTCCTGCATATCGGGCAGCGATTGATCAGATGGCGGAATTTGCCCGAGAGCAGAAGCCGGATATTATCGTTGGACCAGAAGCGCGAGGATTTGTCATCGGCTGTCCGCTTGCTGTGCAGTTGGGTGTGGGCTTTGCGCCGGTACGCAAAAAAGGCAAGCTTCCATATGAGACCATTCAGGCGGAGTATTCGCTTGAGTATGGAAAGGATGCGCTGGCTATGCATAAGGATGCTATTGAGCCGGGACAGCGCGTATTGATTGCTGACGATCTGCTTGCAACAGGCGGCACGATCAACACAACAATTGATCTGGTGAAAAAGCTTGGTGGTGAAATTGTTGGTCTGGCATTCCTTATCGAGCTTACGTATTTGAATGGCCGTGACAAATTAGGTGAAGATCAAAATATTTTTACGCTTGTTCAATACTAAGCAGATTACAATCCTTCTCGTCGTCCATACGGGGAGGATTTTTTGTATTTTGTGCATTTCATATTGGGGTGCTCCCTCTTTACTTTCGTTTGTAATTCACACATAATAAAGGATAATATTCTAGAGGAGTGGCAAAGGAGATAGTGTCATGAGTACCGAAACGGCGATTGAGAACGCAATCGATCAGGTTGTAGAAAAAGCGAAGAGGTATCTGCCGGAGAAGGATATCGAATTTCTCCTTCGGGCGTATGAGTTTGCGCGCAGCGCCCACGATGGACAAGTACGGAAATCAGGAGAGCCGTATATCATTCATCCAATCGCTGTCGCCGGCATTCTCATTGATTTACAGATGGACGCGGTCACTGTAGCAGCCGCATTTATGCATGATGTTGTTGAAGATACGGAAGTGACGAGTGAAGAGATTACACAGGAGTTCGGTACGGAAGTAGCTAACCTTGTTGAAGGAGTTACGAAGCTGGGCCGGATTAAATTCAAATCAAAAGAACAGCAGCAGGCAGAGAATCACCGCAAAATGTTTCTGGCGATGGCGAAAGATTTGCGTGTGATGCTGATTAAACTGGCTGATCGGCTGCACAATATGCGGACGCTCAAGCACCTCTCAGAAGCAAAGCAGCGACAAATCTCGGATGAGACGCTTGAGATTTTTGCCCCGCTTGCACATAGACTTGGAATTGCCTCGATCAAATGGGAAATGGAAGATACAGGTCTTAGATATATCAATCCACAGCAGTACTATCGCATCGTTAACTTAATGAAGAAGAAGCGGGCAGAGCGGGAGAATTTCATTGATAGTGTCATTGATACCGTGCAGGAGAAATTGCAGGAGATCCAGATCAAGGCTGAGATTTCCGGACGCCCGAAACATATTTATAGCATCTATCGCAAGATGGTAAAGCAGAATAAAGAATTTAACGAAATTTATGATTTGCTGGCAGTTCGGATTATTGTAGATGACATTCGTGATTGTTATGCGGCGTTAGGTATCGTGCACACGCTGTGGAAACCGATGCCCGGACGCTTCAAAGACTATATTGCTATGCCAAAAGCAAATATGTATCAGTCCCTTCATACGACTGTAATCGGGCCGAATGGAGAACCGTTGGAAGTGCAAATTCGTACGGCGGAGATGCATCGAATCGCCGAGTACGGGATTGCGGCACACTGGGCATATAAAGAAGGAACAAAGGTCGGCGATGGCGAGAGTTTTGAGACCAAGCTGTCATGGTTCCGTGAAATTCTTGAATGGCAGCAGGATACTAAAGATGCTCAGGAGTTCATGGAATCGCTGAAGATGGATTTATTTGCGGATTTGGTGTTCGTCTTCACACCAACAGGCGATGTCATTGAACTGCCGAAGGGTTCGGTGCCGCTTGATTTTGCCTATCGTATTCACTCAGAAGTTGGCAATCGGACGATTGGAGCGAAGGTGAATGGCAAGATTGTGCCGCTTGATCATCAACTGAAGACGGGCGATATTATCGAGGTGCTTACATCCAAGCATAGCTATGGTCCGAGTCGGGATTGGCTGAAGATTACCAAGTCCTCTCATGCTCGCAATAAGATCAAGCAATGGTTCAAGAAAGAGAAACGGGAAGAGAATGTAGCTAAGGGCCG
Encoded proteins:
- the spoVB gene encoding stage V sporulation protein B, with product MTKQTFMKGTLILILAGLIVKVLGFINRVMLARIIGAEGLGLYQMAVPTFVLIISLATFGLNVSVSKLVAEADAQGKSDQVRTILQMSLLIVSVLSLLFTALMIVGASVISRYFLTDERAFYPLIAIAPIVPIIAISSVLRGYFQGKQNMTPTASSQVVEQVIRMFTVIILASWLMPRGVEYAAAGAMVGVVIGEGFGMVSLLIQFRRQRLPKLLKRRSFVNLFNRNKETFRSLLDISIPVTTSRIVSSLTFFVEPIIVAQSLLLAGISASTATSFYGQLAGMAIPLLIFPTFITYSLSVSLVPAVAEAAAQKNDKLIYRRIYQSIRLSLVIGAPCAVLLYIFAEPLANLLYHDEKVGHFLKLMAPYSIFLYFQAPLQAALQGLDHAGVAMRNTIIGALLKTAAIFLLASRPEIGVDGVVLSVNISILSVTLLHFFSVSKVTGFTIEIKDIAKVIASVTLAGYAALHMTQYWSHYTELPQAMMLGTCLSLIIYMLLLIWLRILGKQDVQRIPWIGAALAHFLPKR
- a CDS encoding post-transcriptional regulator; translated protein: MRKDTLDEQLTYVCEIKAQELAMLGYEAAPEEVWACVSERYKEMPPLHKAVNDILSLKPGRWMNWMTMRAYKNESI
- the secD gene encoding protein translocase subunit SecD, encoding MIKWNRLVALLVITAVVFGTVALTGKKVAMSTTLGLDLRGGFEILYEVSPLDAKQKVTSKTLKDASEALDKRINKLGITEPEIQVEGEDRIRVRLAGVTDQQKARDLIGKPANLTFRDMNGKVLMNGNDLAENGAQGVLDQQTNQPVVTLQFKDPKKFASVTQQYVGQQMAIFLDEEMITAPVIQQVIPSGTAQIDGQKDIQEAKELAALLNAGSLPVKMKEVFSTSVGAKLGQEALKSGVEAGVIGTIIVLIFMIIYYRMPGVIACITLVAYVYLLLLLQNLMGATLTLPGIAAFILGIGMAVDANIIMYERIKEELRSGKSYLSALRAGSKRSLSTILDANVTSIIGAIVLFYFGSSAIRGFAVILILSILVSMLTAVAGSRFLMNLAVRSNLFNKPSYYGVKERDIREL
- the secF gene encoding protein translocase subunit SecF; amino-acid sequence: MNYKFNEYKFDFVKHRKKYFIVSALLIIAGIISLLTIGLNLGVDFKSGTRVQVQIGKTFSEDDVRQSVDKIGLHAGSVTTAGDKKDIAVIQFAEPIHKDEIAKLTKAMHDKYGKDVSLQESTVNPIISKELAQSALYSVMIASIGIVIYITIRFEFRFAISSILALLHNVFLVITLFSIFQIEVELTFIAAILTIVGYSIHDNIIIFDRIRDNLKHAKLKTVQDVEDVVNYSISQTLARSINTVLTVVICAVALYIFGGESIRHFTLALIIGLIFGAYSSIFIASQIWVSWRERDLKKKKLAPANNEA
- a CDS encoding cation diffusion facilitator family transporter: MQDERFSKARFAAWVGIIGNLLLAVGKAVVGFAANSKALLADAIHSASDIVGSAAVLLGLKASQIPPDPEHPYGHGKAEPISAIIVSIILFAVGLEMGYATFRAFFAPLAAPGMLAVYAAVISMGIKEWMFRYKYRVGKELNSQAIIANAWEHRSDVYSSFAALIGIGGAILGQRLGFPLLVYLDPIAGVFVSGLVIRMAYRMLRESIHSTLDVVWNEEKSSELRETVQLVPGVLEVNELLAREHGHYVIVDVKIGVAAEQTVEEGHRIGKQVKKALMERFSNVQNVFVHVNPYGRSKEAELFYPPPQRTDATEPEGPILH
- the recJ gene encoding single-stranded-DNA-specific exonuclease RecJ; translation: MVKSKTRWKIEEVDQELALQLQQQLHISPLLAQLLVGRGIETQEAAEKFLGGSIQDFYDPFLLDGMDTAVARIRQAITDGEPILIYGDYDADGVTSTSIMIHTLRMAGATFQYYIPNRFKEGYGLNEGALVKAAENGFSVVITVDTGISAVKEAEMAKEIGLDLIITDHHEPPATLPDAYAVVNPKKPGCPYPFKMLAGAGVAFKFAHALLGELPHHLLEIAAIGTIADLVSLEDENRLIAKLGLQALEHSVNPGVQAMKKVCGIEGKVSAYHIGFGMGPRINATGRLETADRAVKMFITSDPEEAEQHAWELDELNKERQELVEAIAAEAEQLVLSMPEEETKVLVVAKEGWNEGVIGIVASRLVERFYRPTIVLSIQAEHGKAKGSARSIAGFNMYEALTTCEDILPHYGGHPMAAGMTLAESDVAVLRQRLNELAAEWLSDDDYIPITRVDAVCTLADANLGTIEQLEKMAPFGLGNPSPKILIEGVEITNLRIIGKDENHIKCHFRQDGVSLDGIGFKMADVAANLSLRDEANIVGELGVNEWNNQRKAQFVLKDIAVPGLQVFDWRGVRNKMEKLTGLDSEAPARIVAFRSQGQRELEQRSSTWRMLHTEPKSDTRQLVLYDLPRSHQELERVLQEQPELERLYCLFGEDPHALPSLPSREQFKDVYKTVYQHKSLAKKDIPLLAQAKKLTPSSVLFILEVFYDLGFLKKEAQSYLLSQTTAKRDLTESDVYQRQKEALELETELLYSSYQSLRAFLKQHMLTGAQIKEKMYHGF
- a CDS encoding adenine phosphoribosyltransferase, whose protein sequence is MDFKEKIRVILDYPQDGIRFKDITTLLADGPAYRAAIDQMAEFAREQKPDIIVGPEARGFVIGCPLAVQLGVGFAPVRKKGKLPYETIQAEYSLEYGKDALAMHKDAIEPGQRVLIADDLLATGGTINTTIDLVKKLGGEIVGLAFLIELTYLNGRDKLGEDQNIFTLVQY
- a CDS encoding RelA/SpoT family protein, which encodes MSTETAIENAIDQVVEKAKRYLPEKDIEFLLRAYEFARSAHDGQVRKSGEPYIIHPIAVAGILIDLQMDAVTVAAAFMHDVVEDTEVTSEEITQEFGTEVANLVEGVTKLGRIKFKSKEQQQAENHRKMFLAMAKDLRVMLIKLADRLHNMRTLKHLSEAKQRQISDETLEIFAPLAHRLGIASIKWEMEDTGLRYINPQQYYRIVNLMKKKRAERENFIDSVIDTVQEKLQEIQIKAEISGRPKHIYSIYRKMVKQNKEFNEIYDLLAVRIIVDDIRDCYAALGIVHTLWKPMPGRFKDYIAMPKANMYQSLHTTVIGPNGEPLEVQIRTAEMHRIAEYGIAAHWAYKEGTKVGDGESFETKLSWFREILEWQQDTKDAQEFMESLKMDLFADLVFVFTPTGDVIELPKGSVPLDFAYRIHSEVGNRTIGAKVNGKIVPLDHQLKTGDIIEVLTSKHSYGPSRDWLKITKSSHARNKIKQWFKKEKREENVAKGRETIESELRRNNFEPKEVMTAENMQEVANKFNFQGEEDMFAAVGYGGITGAQIATRLTDRLRKEREEMQSNITEIKQEPPRRKRPDQGVSVRGVDNLLIRFSRCCNPVPGDDIVGFITRGRGVSIHRQDCLNLQSCSEEDKARLIPVEWDADLKHEYNVDIEITGHDRSGLLNEVLATVADTKTNITAVSGKSDKNRVAKINMTISIQNLDHLHKVVERIKKIRDVYSVRRVMNT